One Tunturibacter gelidoferens genomic region harbors:
- a CDS encoding TonB-dependent receptor → MSFCLGRAKVSAGVRNVVRACLLWFSAAAAMGGCAWGQSSVDGAVSGFVVDATGGALVGAVVQVQNLANGLTAVAKTEGKGEFVVSHLPAGEYRVLVDYERFANLTLEPVVVEVGGVTTVEARLKVSGVVSSVNVTAVPETPATVSVDEVASAATASVVTPEEMERTPVNGRRWQTFALLTPTVNADPEGDGLLSFRGVASTQNSSRIDGGDDDQSFGAVPRGTGGESAGEIEDAAETGSSRRVSAGSVDGGGGYSRHAGAASTFSQEAVREFRVSGQNYSALYGHAAGGIITTVSKSGANALHGTGFYLVRSSAFGATNPFSIATTYVNGVSTSTAVKPSDLRQQFGGSVGGAAVRDKLFYFYTYDQQLRSFPAVSTPYDPNFYLLTPTQSALLGNRGVTGAKVSAALTYLDSLTGTVARRQDQTINFGKMDWQATERHRVSLQYNRARSSAPSGVRSAPVVDLGVASLGSSYVKVDSLLGRWMWTVSPKLSHELRVQYGRDFQYETAAKPLPQEPAVGPDGYAPEIAIGPDGFTFGTSSSLGRTAYPDEDKVQLADLMTVVRGRHQLQVGVDVSFVHDDISSLNNPQGAFHYDSGVTSGHSGGLVDWITDYTFNVNAYPNGGCPSITAAVHDFCFRSFTQSFGQKTVTFNTQEWAGFLQDSWRVRRGLTISAGLRYEYELSPLPQQPNATLDAVFGQKGATSVFPEDRNNFGPRAAVSWEPFGSGRGVVRIGYGLFYGRLPGAKLSSALSNTALPSSTTSVLILPTTVTNCPQVANQGFGYACSYVTPPPAAVGKTTSAMVFDRRFRLPAVQQGSFSIEREVGAGMVASATYLLNLDRQLPNSVDINIAPSVATKEFQLQGGTGVVGVRDGETFVIPFYSQRLNTNFGPVTDILSNANATYNALVLEARRRSRGGLEFRASWTWAKAIDYGQSSGATPRTNGQFDPFDVRYDKGLSALNYPHKIVASVVWEPKFSIEQHWLRSTVNGWAVAPIFTETSGRPYSLDIFGGTRLAGGHESINGSGGAAYLPTVGRNTLRLPDTGRVDLRLSKAVLASEGVKVRWVAEAFNLTNRVNYSAIMQRAYLVGTEVNGVTPLVFQNAATVAAEGLNVRPFGTFTAASTGQSPERQVQLGVRVEF, encoded by the coding sequence ATGTCGTTCTGTCTGGGACGCGCGAAGGTGAGCGCGGGTGTGAGGAACGTTGTCCGGGCCTGCTTGCTGTGGTTTAGTGCCGCTGCTGCCATGGGGGGCTGCGCGTGGGGCCAGAGTTCGGTGGATGGGGCGGTCAGCGGTTTTGTAGTTGACGCGACGGGTGGTGCGCTGGTGGGCGCGGTGGTGCAGGTGCAGAATCTCGCGAACGGATTGACTGCTGTTGCGAAGACCGAAGGTAAAGGCGAGTTTGTCGTGTCTCATCTGCCTGCGGGAGAGTATCGGGTGCTGGTGGACTATGAGCGGTTCGCGAATCTGACGCTGGAACCGGTGGTCGTGGAGGTTGGAGGCGTGACCACGGTGGAGGCGAGGCTCAAAGTGAGTGGGGTCGTGAGTTCGGTGAACGTGACCGCAGTGCCGGAGACGCCGGCTACGGTAAGCGTCGACGAGGTGGCGTCTGCGGCCACGGCCAGTGTCGTTACACCGGAGGAGATGGAGAGGACTCCGGTGAACGGGCGGCGATGGCAGACGTTCGCTTTATTGACGCCGACGGTCAACGCCGATCCGGAGGGGGACGGGCTGTTGAGCTTCCGCGGGGTGGCTTCGACGCAGAACAGCAGCCGGATTGATGGTGGAGACGACGACCAGAGCTTTGGCGCGGTGCCGCGAGGGACGGGCGGGGAGAGTGCAGGGGAGATCGAAGACGCCGCGGAGACGGGGTCTTCACGACGGGTGAGTGCGGGGAGCGTGGATGGAGGGGGTGGGTACAGCCGGCACGCAGGAGCTGCTTCCACGTTTTCTCAGGAGGCGGTGAGGGAGTTTCGTGTGAGCGGCCAGAACTACTCGGCGTTGTATGGGCATGCGGCGGGAGGAATCATTACGACGGTCTCGAAGAGCGGTGCGAATGCGCTGCATGGGACGGGTTTTTACCTGGTGCGGTCGAGCGCGTTTGGAGCTACGAATCCTTTTTCGATAGCGACGACCTATGTGAATGGTGTGAGCACGAGTACCGCGGTGAAGCCCTCCGATCTTCGGCAGCAGTTCGGCGGCAGCGTTGGCGGGGCGGCGGTGAGGGATAAACTTTTTTACTTTTATACGTACGATCAGCAGCTGCGGTCGTTTCCGGCTGTCTCGACACCCTATGATCCGAACTTCTATTTGCTGACACCAACGCAGAGTGCGCTGCTGGGCAATCGAGGCGTGACGGGGGCGAAGGTGAGTGCTGCGTTGACCTATCTCGACAGCCTGACGGGGACCGTGGCGCGGCGACAGGACCAGACGATCAACTTCGGCAAGATGGATTGGCAGGCAACGGAGCGCCATCGCGTGAGTTTGCAGTACAACCGGGCGCGGTCAAGTGCGCCGTCGGGGGTGCGGTCTGCGCCGGTGGTGGATCTTGGAGTCGCAAGCCTGGGGAGCAGCTATGTGAAGGTGGATTCGCTGTTGGGGCGATGGATGTGGACGGTATCGCCGAAGCTGAGTCATGAGCTGCGGGTTCAGTATGGGCGTGACTTTCAGTACGAGACGGCTGCGAAGCCACTGCCCCAGGAGCCGGCGGTAGGGCCGGATGGATATGCTCCCGAGATTGCGATTGGGCCCGATGGATTTACGTTTGGGACGTCGAGCTCGCTGGGACGCACGGCTTATCCGGATGAGGATAAAGTGCAGTTGGCGGATCTGATGACGGTGGTGCGAGGGCGGCATCAGCTGCAGGTGGGCGTAGATGTCAGCTTTGTTCATGACGATATCTCGAGTCTCAACAATCCACAAGGAGCGTTTCATTACGACAGCGGAGTTACGTCCGGTCACTCGGGTGGGTTGGTGGATTGGATCACGGACTATACCTTCAATGTGAACGCGTATCCGAACGGCGGTTGTCCATCGATCACCGCGGCGGTGCACGATTTTTGCTTTCGCTCTTTTACGCAGAGCTTTGGACAGAAGACAGTGACGTTCAACACGCAGGAGTGGGCGGGGTTTTTGCAGGATAGCTGGAGGGTGAGGCGGGGGCTGACAATAAGTGCCGGATTGCGTTACGAATACGAACTCTCTCCGCTGCCGCAACAGCCAAATGCAACGCTCGATGCGGTGTTTGGGCAGAAAGGCGCGACGAGTGTGTTTCCGGAGGATCGCAATAACTTCGGCCCGAGAGCGGCTGTGTCGTGGGAGCCGTTTGGGTCGGGCCGGGGAGTTGTTCGCATTGGATATGGTCTGTTCTATGGCAGGCTGCCCGGCGCCAAATTGAGCAGTGCGCTGTCAAACACGGCGCTCCCCTCTTCGACGACGAGTGTTCTGATCTTACCGACGACGGTTACAAATTGTCCGCAGGTTGCGAATCAGGGGTTTGGGTATGCCTGCTCGTACGTGACGCCGCCGCCGGCGGCTGTGGGGAAGACGACGTCGGCGATGGTGTTCGATCGGAGATTTCGCCTGCCAGCGGTGCAGCAGGGCAGCTTTTCGATTGAGCGTGAGGTGGGTGCGGGGATGGTTGCGAGTGCGACGTATCTGCTGAATCTTGATCGTCAACTGCCGAACTCGGTGGATATCAATATTGCTCCGTCGGTTGCGACGAAGGAGTTTCAGCTGCAGGGTGGCACCGGTGTTGTCGGTGTTCGAGATGGGGAGACGTTTGTTATTCCCTTTTATTCGCAGAGGCTGAACACGAACTTTGGGCCCGTGACTGACATCCTTTCGAATGCAAATGCGACTTATAACGCTCTGGTGCTGGAGGCTCGGCGACGCAGCCGGGGCGGGTTGGAGTTTCGAGCGAGCTGGACGTGGGCGAAGGCGATTGACTATGGCCAGAGTAGCGGGGCGACGCCGCGGACCAACGGTCAGTTCGATCCGTTCGACGTGCGGTATGACAAGGGGCTCTCTGCGCTGAATTATCCGCATAAGATCGTGGCCAGCGTGGTGTGGGAGCCGAAGTTTTCGATCGAACAGCATTGGCTGAGGAGCACGGTGAACGGCTGGGCGGTTGCTCCTATTTTTACGGAGACGAGCGGGAGACCTTACAGCCTGGATATCTTTGGCGGAACCAGGCTTGCTGGTGGACACGAGAGTATCAATGGTTCAGGCGGGGCGGCGTATCTGCCGACGGTTGGAAGAAATACGCTGCGGCTGCCGGACACCGGGCGCGTCGACCTGCGTTTGAGCAAGGCTGTGCTGGCGAGTGAAGGTGTGAAGGTGCGGTGGGTTGCCGAGGCGTTCAACCTGACGAATCGGGTGAACTACTCGGCGATTATGCAGCGGGCCTACCTGGTGGGGACGGAGGTAAACGGGGTGACGCCGCTGGTGTTTCAGAATGCTGCGACGGTTGCGGCGGAGGGGCTGAACGTACGGCCGTTCGGGACGTTTACGGCGGCGTCGACGGGACAGTCGCCGGAGCGGCAGGTGCAGTTGGGGGTTAGGGTCGAGTTTTAA
- a CDS encoding DedA family protein, with translation MGLIDVISNHGYTVTAMVMFLAAMGLPLPMSITLLAAGAASQHGLRLSTVLLVAWGAGVAGDTLFYFGGRYTGWWLLSGMCRMSMNPEQCIFSSAGYFYRRGQKTLLFAKFIPGLGAMAAPLAGSLNMRIGRFLRLDALGALAYCSVWLGIGYAFSGSLREITESLGRASHAALFLLLLLGFSYALALVVFTMRAQRYKGIDRITADNLYGACRNRHRKS, from the coding sequence ATGGGCCTGATCGACGTCATATCAAATCATGGGTACACAGTGACGGCGATGGTGATGTTTCTGGCAGCGATGGGACTGCCACTGCCGATGTCGATCACGTTGCTGGCGGCGGGCGCAGCTTCCCAGCATGGTTTGAGGCTGTCGACTGTCCTGTTGGTAGCGTGGGGTGCAGGGGTAGCGGGCGATACTTTGTTTTACTTCGGCGGGCGCTATACGGGTTGGTGGTTGTTGTCCGGGATGTGCCGGATGTCGATGAACCCTGAGCAGTGCATCTTCAGTTCGGCCGGATATTTCTATCGGCGCGGACAGAAGACGCTATTGTTCGCGAAGTTTATTCCGGGGCTTGGGGCGATGGCGGCTCCGTTGGCTGGTTCGTTGAACATGCGGATTGGGCGGTTTCTCCGTCTGGATGCACTTGGAGCCCTGGCTTATTGTTCGGTGTGGCTGGGTATCGGGTATGCGTTCAGCGGATCTCTGCGGGAGATTACAGAGTCGCTTGGAAGAGCGAGCCATGCTGCACTTTTTCTGTTATTGCTACTTGGATTCAGTTATGCGCTGGCGTTGGTTGTTTTTACGATGCGTGCGCAGAGATACAAGGGGATCGACCGGATTACTGCGGACAATCTTTATGGCGCCTGCAGGAACAGACACCGGAAAAGCTGA
- a CDS encoding rhodanese-like domain-containing protein: MIIADVRSHGYYDPGMQRIKNSIRVEPHRLKEELIALREFMVPECEVYLYCSCLRDTTSVRVAHMLMQENCHTKVITGGMKAWIKAGGEVELVPETDLQHMPRFD; the protein is encoded by the coding sequence ATGATCATTGCTGATGTGCGCAGTCATGGGTACTACGATCCGGGGATGCAGCGGATTAAAAACTCGATTCGAGTGGAACCGCACCGGTTGAAGGAGGAGCTGATTGCGTTGCGCGAGTTTATGGTGCCGGAGTGCGAGGTCTACTTGTATTGCAGCTGCCTTCGCGATACTACCAGCGTCAGGGTGGCGCATATGTTGATGCAGGAAAACTGCCACACGAAGGTGATTACGGGCGGGATGAAGGCCTGGATTAAAGCAGGCGGTGAAGTGGAGCTGGTTCCTGAAACAGACCTGCAGCATATGCCAAGATTCGACTAG
- a CDS encoding VOC family protein — protein MLGQTPIIAFIPTRDAAQSRAFYEDLLGLRFVDDDKFALVMEANGTMIRIVRVGNFTPAPFTILGWEVKDIHQSVADLTAKGLVFTRYPHFEQSPDGVWTAPGGAAKVAWFTDPDGNTLSLSQH, from the coding sequence ATGCTAGGCCAAACTCCCATCATCGCCTTCATCCCCACCCGCGACGCCGCCCAGTCCCGCGCGTTCTACGAGGACCTCCTCGGCCTGCGCTTCGTCGACGACGACAAATTCGCCCTCGTCATGGAAGCCAACGGCACCATGATCCGAATCGTTCGCGTCGGCAACTTTACTCCCGCGCCCTTCACCATCCTCGGCTGGGAGGTCAAAGACATCCACCAATCAGTAGCAGACCTCACCGCCAAAGGCCTCGTATTCACCCGCTATCCCCACTTCGAGCAAAGTCCCGACGGCGTCTGGACCGCGCCCGGCGGCGCCGCAAAGGTCGCATGGTTCACCGACCCCGACGGAAACACGCTCTCGCTCTCACAGCACTGA
- a CDS encoding mechanosensitive ion channel family protein, translating to MNRLTHSPTSFTASHIDSLALAFPHFRHTWFLAIFLFCTAIVLANVVHYVLFRILRRKEEENKTLGWGLQRYLGKPARAIFFLTCLLIILPIIPGLPDKLEDTIRQGLIMAMVAALGWFAVGCIYVLQSIMLRRYDLNAENNIQARRVHTQFQLFRRMLISFVVIIDIGALLWTFNDPRIWHYGSGLLASAGIASLILATAAKSTAANFFAGLQIAVTEPLRIDDVVVVQGEWGRVEEINSAYVVIRIWDLRRLIVPLSYFIENSFQNWTRESSDIMGTAFLYVDYSIPVEDLRQQLESIVHPSPLWNKQVCGLQVTNLTDRSMELRCLMSSRNSSENFDLRCLVREKMTEWIQQNYPDAFPTTRFASRPDGSAQPQEDQRLPNPLQQTDHN from the coding sequence TTGAATCGACTCACTCATAGCCCGACCAGCTTCACTGCATCGCACATAGATTCGCTCGCGCTTGCGTTCCCTCACTTTCGCCACACCTGGTTCTTGGCTATCTTCCTCTTCTGCACCGCCATCGTGCTCGCAAACGTGGTGCATTACGTCCTGTTCCGCATACTGCGCCGCAAAGAAGAAGAGAACAAAACTCTCGGCTGGGGACTCCAGCGTTATCTCGGCAAACCAGCCCGCGCCATCTTCTTCCTCACCTGTCTCCTCATCATCCTCCCCATCATCCCCGGACTGCCTGACAAGCTCGAAGACACCATCCGTCAGGGCCTCATCATGGCGATGGTCGCCGCCCTCGGCTGGTTCGCCGTCGGCTGCATCTACGTCCTCCAGTCCATCATGCTCCGGCGATACGACCTCAACGCCGAAAACAACATCCAGGCCCGTCGCGTCCACACCCAGTTCCAGCTCTTCCGCCGAATGCTCATCAGCTTCGTGGTCATCATCGACATCGGCGCCCTCCTCTGGACCTTCAACGACCCGCGCATCTGGCACTACGGCTCCGGACTGCTCGCCTCCGCCGGCATCGCCTCCCTCATCCTCGCCACTGCCGCCAAATCCACCGCCGCAAACTTCTTCGCCGGCCTCCAGATCGCCGTCACCGAGCCCCTCCGCATCGACGACGTCGTCGTAGTCCAGGGCGAGTGGGGCCGCGTCGAAGAGATCAACTCCGCCTACGTCGTCATCCGCATCTGGGACCTCCGCCGCCTCATCGTGCCCCTGAGCTACTTCATCGAAAACTCCTTCCAGAACTGGACCCGCGAGTCCTCCGACATCATGGGCACCGCCTTCCTCTACGTCGACTATTCCATCCCAGTAGAGGACCTTCGCCAGCAACTCGAATCCATCGTCCACCCTTCGCCGCTCTGGAACAAGCAAGTCTGCGGCCTCCAGGTCACCAACCTCACCGACCGCTCCATGGAGCTCCGCTGCCTCATGAGCTCGCGCAACTCCAGCGAAAACTTCGACCTCCGCTGCCTCGTCCGCGAAAAGATGACCGAGTGGATCCAGCAGAACTACCCCGACGCCTTCCCCACCACGCGCTTCGCCTCTCGTCCAGATGGCTCTGCCCAACCGCAGGAAGACCAGAGGCTCCCAAATCCCCTTCAACAAACCGACCACAACTAG